A segment of the Phoenix dactylifera cultivar Barhee BC4 chromosome 15, palm_55x_up_171113_PBpolish2nd_filt_p, whole genome shotgun sequence genome:
TTGGGCAGCTCTTTCCACTCGTCGGCCACCACATTACACAAGACGTAGCTGCTGCAGTCGCCGGAATTGATGCATATGAAGATCATATCCCCGCTGCCGATGCAGTTTATGTCGACCTTCTTGCCGTAGAATTCGTGCGACATCGATGGCGGCATTGCTGCAACCTGCCGCCAGGAGCGGTCGAACTTCCAGACTCTCAAGCTTGCGGTCTCCAGGAACTCCGACAGAACGACAACCAGCATCTCCCCGTTGCACTCGACCACGTCGATGGAGTACTCGGAAAAGATTGGCAGCAATCTTGGGTGCTCAGAGAAGGTCTTCCGAGCAAGATTGCAGGTCACAACAGTCCCTGATTGGCTAAggaaatagaccacctcttctCCATTTTCCACAGTCAGAACTGATGAGTATTGCTTAGATGGGCTCCTCTGCATGTCGGTGGCCACGACATCTCCAGCTTTGCTGAGAAAATACACCGTCTCGTCGCCGGTCATGCTAGATTCCGAGGAATTCTCAGATTTCTGAACCAGCGGAAGTTCATGCTGCCACCTGTTTGTGGCGGAGTCGAAGACCCTGAAAGAGAGGCCTGAGAATTCGCCCGAGACGAGTACAATTCTATAGGAAGctggatcttttggagaggAGTACATGGTGATAGCATGGAGGGTTTGGTTGTCGCTGGCCTGGCCCGCCGGAGGGAGCTGGCGGCAGGCACCGGTGACCGGATTGCACACAATTAGGTCGCCGGACTCGGTGCGGTAGCAGACCAAACCACCGGATGATGCAACGGGGATGGGCTTGCAACCATGTCTTTGTTGGAGGTAAGCTGGATGGTTGAGAATTTTCCAGTTAGCTTCGGCGGGGTCGAAAACAATAGACCGGTCGAGGTCCTGATCGACCATGAGAAACCATGGGTCTCTGAAGGGTATCTGGGAGCAGGCAAGCTGAAATGATGCAGAGGTTGCAACAGAGTTCCATCTTTTACACACCGAACGAAGGCGAAAGAAGCTCGAGGGAGGA
Coding sequences within it:
- the LOC103714860 gene encoding F-box only protein 13-like, yielding MEQNMSPFSGKSKKRKASDDAYFGCGFSLDELNQDLLERVLSWLPPSSFFRLRSVCKRWNSVATSASFQLACSQIPFRDPWFLMVDQDLDRSIVFDPAEANWKILNHPAYLQQRHGCKPIPVASSGGLVCYRTESGDLIVCNPVTGACRQLPPAGQASDNQTLHAITMYSSPKDPASYRIVLVSGEFSGLSFRVFDSATNRWQHELPLVQKSENSSESSMTGDETVYFLSKAGDVVATDMQRSPSKQYSSVLTVENGEEVVYFLSQSGTVVTCNLARKTFSEHPRLLPIFSEYSIDVVECNGEMLVVVLSEFLETASLRVWKFDRSWRQVAAMPPSMSHEFYGKKVDINCIGSGDMIFICINSGDCSSYVLCNVVADEWKELPKCCVNGKAKEFMSAFSFEPRLEASVCLSVS